In the Silene latifolia isolate original U9 population chromosome 1, ASM4854445v1, whole genome shotgun sequence genome, ACAGCACTATCAATTTGTGTTTCATAGAAGACAGGAATACCAATTCCAATTGCAACACTTGCAACTCCCACTGATATGGCTACTATCTGCCCATCCAATTTTCCCATTATTACACTTTCATCATCTATTCATTATAATACATCAGCAAGTCTCCCTTAACACGGGCCTTTTGACCCATTTACGATAAAATGTGACTGGTTTTTTTAATAAAAAGTTACAAGAATAATTTTCTAATAAAATGTGAACAATTTTAGCTGCAACATTGTGTCAGTTAATTTGAGGCCCGTCTAAAATGAGAATTTTCGATAATATAAAACTCATAATACCCATCCGTTccagtcatttcattacgttttATTTGAGTGTTTCAGTCATTTCTTTACGTTTCCTTTTCATGTCCGTAAAAAGGATTTTTTCAACCATACGTCTCTATTTTTCATGCTCCATGTGACAAAAACAATGGTAAagaaatgaccgggacggagtgTATAGTAATCAACAATACGGAGTAAAAACAACAAAGGGAAATGGAGAAAATACCGTGTTTTGATCAATTTCAGCACGAATGCATGGATAAGACGAAGGTGACCGTTGATTTCTTGGCAAATTAGTAGAAGAGAATGATAAACAAGGAGTGAAAGAAGAGAGATTGCAAGAAGTACAAAGAAATGGGGATTGTAATCCAGAAAGTGTAGCTGTTGCAACCATTTCTACGTAGAATAAATCAAAATCCAACAGTATCAGAGTATAATTTTTGAGTTCATGTCATGTTTTGTGGATTGTGGTGGATTGTCAGTGGTTGTGGCCAGTTTGTGATGTGGGATATCAACTGGTGGGCTCATCTTCTTTCGTATCTCGATAAGGTTGTGTTTTTAGTTCTCGGGTTTTTATGACGGTGAAATTCGCAACGCTATTTTtgagttttatggttaaaaagataTAAACGGTTTTGATTTAAGACAAAGGTTTAGCATAGTTAGAGATCTTGAATACAAGTCTTGTGAATGTAGTAGGGTTAAAAGTTAAAATTTATGAGGGGGAGTTTTATCGTTTTGATGGTCCTGCCTAAATCGAATTCAGACTAAATCAGGTGGTATGCaaataaaaaaatttgaaaaaggcTTAATTAACACAAAAATATGTAAGTATGAACGCTGGCAATTGATAAttaaaatttgaacaaaaatTAACACATTCTTTAGCTAATAATTTAATattgaagaaaaatataataaaatatgttAGTTATTGGTGATATAAGCCACTTTCTTTAAAAAAatgaatacaaaaaaaaaatgaaattaaaaagTTTTTTTAGTAACATGGCAGCAAGAAATCCGAAATGTTTCTGTTTTAATAGAACGAAGATTATAGACATTTTTACTGGAAATTCAAAAGGTATTCCATGTTTTAAATGGAGGTGGTCAAATGCGGGCTTAGGCTGGATATGGATCCAGCTAACATGATTTTTCTGGCCCGCGAAAATGCGGGTTTTGGGCGGGTTTGTGGGCTGGACCTTTGTATTTTGAAAAATACATTGTCCAAGCCCGCTTATAGAACGGGATTAATGGGCTCTCCCGTCCATTAACTGCTAAAGCCTAGCTCAGCCCAAGTAGACAATCCAAAAAAACGAAATACCCACAAATCAAACCTAAGGGCTAAGACACACCTAAAGCCGGCAATCTAGCCCATATTAATCCTAAGGTCCGAATGAAGTAAAACCAGTCCAGTTTTGGGGGTTGATTCATGTGAACTTGCCCAAACTATGCTTTGCTTGGTTTACTTTAGGCTTATTTTCCAAGCAATATATGGTGCTAGAGGTAGTAAATACGAGTAGTGAATTGGTTAAGTCGAACCCTTGCAAATCGGATCTGGATTCAGCGGCTTGAGAAACAATATAAAACTTGATGAGTCGCCTCCAAAAACAGCGCAAGGGGCCATAAACGTCGTCTATCATATATGTAATCACATTATACGAGACTGGTCCGCAAGATAAATAGCCTAAACCTACTGTTAAGATACGACAATCACAT is a window encoding:
- the LOC141611554 gene encoding protein disulfide-isomerase LQY1, chloroplastic-like, whose amino-acid sequence is MVATATLSGLQSPFLCTSCNLSSFTPCLSFSSTNLPRNQRSPSSYPCIRAEIDQNTIVAISVGVASVAIGIGIPVFYETQIDSAAKRENTQPCFPCTGTGAQKCRFCMGDGSVTVDLGGEEKEVSKCINCDGLGSLTCTTCQGSGIQPRYLDRREFKDDD